AGTTTTGAAAGCCTTAGAGGCAAGGCGATGAAATACAGTCTTTCAACAGTCTGCGACAAGAAAGAACTGGAATTTCCTTTTACAAAAAAGAATTTCAAATGGCATGCAATTATAAAGGCAGTCCTTTTCAATGGCTGATTTTTGTTTTGACCGAAAAATTATATTAATTTATTTTTTATGTTCAGTAATTTTAAAAAAACCTTATTTTTAAAAAAGGATCTTGCGATTCTTGGTAATTATATAAAATCCATCGTAAGCGACATGGATGGTCTGCCGGGCAAAGCGATTGCCGGAACACTTCTTGCCGGGGGCAAAAGAATCAGGCCGGCATTATTTCTGATATGTGCCAGAAATAAAAAATATAATATTGATTTTCTTTTGCCTGCCGCCGCGGGTATTGAAATGCTTCATACCGCATCACTAATTCATGATGACATAATAGATAATTCTGTTTTAAGAAGAGGCAGGAAGACCATTCATAATATTTATGACAAAGATACGGCAAGGTATGCAGGTGATTATCTTTTTACATATGCCTTCTATTTGCTGAACGGTTACTCTAATCATCTGATATGTAAGGAAATGTCTAATGCTTCACAAAGTCTTGTAATGGGAGAGTTTGACCAGCTTAAAACCAAAAGCCTTATAGAGCAGTCTGAAAAAGTCTATCTTGCGAAGATAAATGAGAAAACTTCCTCTTTATTTAAATTAAGCTGTGTTCTGGGTGGTATTTTGTCAGGTTCAGAAGAAGATGATGTTGATAAAATGAGACAGTTCGGGAATTTGCTGGGGATGGCTTTTCAGATAAATGATGACCTGATAGATATAAATATAAACAAGCCTGCAGATAAAATAGGCAAACCTGTCGGCAATGACATAAGACAGGGAAATATAACCCTGCCAATAATTTATGCATTAAGGGATAAAAAAATAAATTCCGAAATCAGGAACCTGCTTGGGAAAAAAGATTTCTCCGAGGATGATGCCGACAGGGTATTGAAATTAATAAACGGTTCTGAAGTTGTTGAAATGGTCAGGCAGAAAGTATTTCATTATCTTGCCGAAGCAAAGAGGACTGCTTCTCTGGTCAATGGCAGCTCAAGGCGAAACGGTCTTATGGAAGTTTGTGATTATCTCATGGGAGCAATAGAAAGAAACTGAAAGAGAAATATTAAAAAGGTTAAAATGAATTTTTATTTAAAAACTTTTGTTGATGTGCTGAGTGTCACAATACCTATTTTCGCAGTAGTGGCGATAGGATATCTCTTCAGGAGAAGAGGGATAATTTCAGATAGGGCAGTTCCTGCCTTAAACAAAATAGCTTACTATCTTGGCCTTACGACACTTATTTTTACAAGCATAGTAAAATATGATTTAAAAGAAATCTTCAATATCGGTATCGTAAAGATACTTTATACTACTTTTGCTATTTTTATTGTTATTGTTTTCATTTCTGTTTATTTTCTTAAAGTCAGAAGAAAAACAAAAGGAGCCATTGCAATATCAAGCTTCAGATGCAATATGGCTTTTGTCGGAATACCGATCATCATATCTGCATTTGGAGACATTGCGGGAGCGAAGACAAGCATAATAATCGGGTTTATGACTCCTGTAAATATTATATTTGCGATTATATTCTTAAAAATTCTTGGCGGACAGGATAATGAAAGAAAAAATTATGGCAGATTTTTTCTAAGCTTTCTGAAAGACCCGTTGCTTATTGCGGCAATAGCAGGAATACTAATTTCTTATTTCAGCATCCCGCTTCCAAAAGTATTGCTTGAACTTCTGAATATGCTTGCCGGGCTTGCAATTCCGCTTGCACTTATAACAATCGGGGCCTCTTTCAGAATTTCCCACATAAAGCTTAATCTTAAATTTTTAATACTGGCCATAGTATTAAAACTGGTGGCAGAACCTCTTATTGCTTTTTTTATCGGGAAGTATGTATATGCAATAGATCCGGTGGATATAAGCATCACGGTGATTTTATTCGGTATGCCTCTTGCAGTCGCTGCATATATAATGGGAAAGGAATATGATTCTGATTCTGATTTTATTTCGTCAGCATTGATTCTGTCGACAATAGCTTCGGCTCTTACCATAACTCTCTGGCTTTTCTTTCTGAAAGTATTTTTCAGAATTATCTGAACAGCTTACCGGGATGAATATTATTAAGATCAATACATCAATTCATAAATATAATAGCTTTCCATTACCTTTTTGATGTAGTTTTTTGTTTCATCGTAGGTTATATTTTCAATGAATTCATCAATATCAAGCCCGCCGTAATTGTTTATCCATCTCTGCATTGCCCCGGGTCCTCCGTTATAAGCTCCAAGGGCATAGTATTTATTATTTCCAAAATTATTTAACTGTTGTGCAATATAATAAGTCCCCATTCTTATGCTTGTTTCAGGATCATGCAGCATATCATTGTTAAAATTACTTATGCCGAGCTGGTCAGCTATATTTTTTCCGGTTGCCGGCATTATCTGCATAAGTCCCTGTGCGCCTGCATGTGAGCCTGCATCGGCTTTAAAACGAGACTCCTCCCTCATAATGGCAAGAATGAATTTTTCATCAATTCCATAAGTTCCGGCATATTTTCTGACATATTCTTTGTAAGCGAACGGATAGAAAAGATAATAGTAGTAATCCTTCCGGCTGCCTGTGAGAGCCGAAGATAATTTTTTGTAATTCTTCTGAATCAGCAGAATTGAATTTTCATAATCCCTGCTTTTGAGATACAGGGTAGAAATTTCAAGGATCTTTGCAGGATCCGCATCTGTTTCTTCTTTCGAAGCTTCTATCTCTGAAGCGGCGCTGTCATAAAATTCAATGAATAATAATTCTTTTGCCTTGTTTATGTGGGTTGCATCTTCTTCTGAAACAATGACCTGAGGTTCAAGGTATTCGTATATTTCAGGTATTGTTCCGGCAATTTCAGGATTGTCAGGGTTAAGCTCTTTGTTTATTACAGGGAAGGTTATGTCAATGCCGATATCTTTCAGTGCATTTGCCGATTTGAAGCCATAATATGAAAAAGGATTGATGGAAAACAAACTTTTATATCCTTCGGCAGCTTCTTCTTTTCTTCCAAGCTTTTCAAGACTTTTTGTTTTCCAGAAAAGACTCTTTTCTTCAAGTGACGTGCCTTTAAAATGTTTTGACATACCATCGAAAGTAAAAAGGGCCCCCTCGTAATCCTGAAGTCTGTATTTTATCCATCCCAGCTCCCAGTATGCATCGGATATCCTATCGCCCGACGGATATTCATCTATTATTCTCTGGTAATAAAATGCGGCATTCTGCAAGTCGTTCGTTATATAAGATATTCTTCCTATTCTGTACAGGCCATCATCGGCAAAGTTGCTTGAAGGGAATAATTCAATGAGCTTTTTATAAGTTCTTATGGCGCCCTCATTGTCATCAAGATTGGTAAGACACCTTCCGAGATAATAAAGAGTATCATCTGCAAGGTCGCCTCCCGGATAGCTGTCATAGTTTCTCTGCAGATATTCTCTTGCATTTTTATAATTGTTCATATTATAAAAACTCATTCCTGTCCTGAAAAGAGTTTTGGAATAAATATCGGGATTAGAGTTTTTCAGACCGCTGTCCTGGAGTATTTTACTGAAAGACTCAAGAGCAAGATCATAATAATATATTTTAAAAAGTTTTTCTCCTCTTGAGTATAATTCACCTGCAGCAGGCTTGAATTGCGGCAGCCCTTCAATATTTGCAAGGCGGTTCAGGTTATCAAATGAATAAACAGCATATTCGGTTTCAGGATAATCAAGATATATTTTTTTAAATACCGAATATGCCTCATTTAGCTTTTTATTTTTTTCCATACATACACCTTGCTGAAAAAGTCCGTAAGGAGTCAGGGGAGATTGGGGATATTCTTTAATATAAGCTTCATACTTTTTTTCTGCAACGGCAAAATTCTCATTCATATAATACGAGTCTGCAAGTTCAATATAAGATTTTTCCCTGAATATACTGTCTTTATAATTATCAATTACAAACTGGTAATTTAGTGCGCTTAAATCATATTTTTCCTGAAGCAGCATGCTTTTTGCAAGGTAATATCTTATATGATCTTCCAGTACAAGGTATATGGATTTGATTTTATCAAGATAGTATTGTGCCTTCGTATACTCTTTTTCTTCAAATGCCTCCACTCCCAGAATAAAATAATATCTCTGCGTTTCAATATCATTAATATTGCCGCTATTTGCAGGTTTATTGCTGTTAAATGCAATGGTGCTTGTCGTAGTGGTTTCCTCGGCTGTCATGGCAGTAGTCGGGATTATTTCTGTTTCCAAATCATCTGCATTATCGACATCCTGTTGATGTTGATCTGTAGCAGAAGTCTCTGAATTCAGGCTTGATTTTTTTATTGCTATACAGCCCGGAAATATCATTGCGGTGGAGATGAAAACAAGTAAAAACAGAATGACTGAAGTTTTTATAAAAATTTTTTTTAATGAAAACATAATTTAATTTCACAACTTGTTTTGTATAAAGATAAATCGGATACCGTGAGGTATCTCTCAGGAACGGTATTATTATTGTAAAGTATTAAGTGGACATAATCAAACAGGCTTCCTGCAAGATAAAAGCAAAACCGAGCCATAAAGACACATATACCGGCCTGATCTTCTTAAGATATGATTTATTCATATATTAAATTAAATATTTTTGCTTACATGCTCATTTAAAAAAAATTTTTTTGATTTATAATACAATCATGGGGTTCTGGAAAAAAACAAAAAAAATCGGTCTTGCTCTCAGCGGGGGCGGGGCCAGGGGATTTGCACATATAGGAGTTCTTGAAGTGCTTGAACATGAAGGTATAAATATATCTGCTATCTCGGGCACAAGCATGGGTTCAGTAGTAGGATCCCTTTATGCTTTAGGAATACCAATAAAGGAAATACTTGAATTTATAGATTCCAATGACTGGAAAAGGTTTCTTATAAGTGCCAATTTTACAATTCCCAACCTTCCCGCCATAAACTCAAGGAAAGTAAACAGGGTGCTTTCAAGGCTGCTTGGGGAGAAAACATTTGAAGAGTGTCGCATACCTTTCTGTGCAGTTGCTGCGGATATTGTTACAAAAGAAAAAGTCTTTCTTAAGGAAGGCAGACTGGTTGAAGCTGTGAAGGCTTCCATAGCGATACCGGGAGTATTTGAGCCTCTTGTAAGAAATGAGCAGGTCCTGATAGATGGCGGTGTTGTTGAGCCGGTTCCCATAGATGCCGTCAGGACAATGGACGTGAATTTTGTTATTGCGGTTGCGCTTGAAAATCTTGAAAGAAAAATAGTTCCCACAGCAAAAACGTCAATACTCCATACTCTGGACGTTTCCCTTGCTCTTATGGAAAGGGAAATTTACGATAAATACTTTCCGGGAGCTAATATTATAATTCAGCCTCATACCGGTGATTTTGGCGTTTTTGATTTTG
Above is a genomic segment from Actinomycetota bacterium containing:
- a CDS encoding AEC family transporter is translated as MNFYLKTFVDVLSVTIPIFAVVAIGYLFRRRGIISDRAVPALNKIAYYLGLTTLIFTSIVKYDLKEIFNIGIVKILYTTFAIFIVIVFISVYFLKVRRKTKGAIAISSFRCNMAFVGIPIIISAFGDIAGAKTSIIIGFMTPVNIIFAIIFLKILGGQDNERKNYGRFFLSFLKDPLLIAAIAGILISYFSIPLPKVLLELLNMLAGLAIPLALITIGASFRISHIKLNLKFLILAIVLKLVAEPLIAFFIGKYVYAIDPVDISITVILFGMPLAVAAYIMGKEYDSDSDFISSALILSTIASALTITLWLFFLKVFFRII
- a CDS encoding polyprenyl synthetase family protein — encoded protein: MFSNFKKTLFLKKDLAILGNYIKSIVSDMDGLPGKAIAGTLLAGGKRIRPALFLICARNKKYNIDFLLPAAAGIEMLHTASLIHDDIIDNSVLRRGRKTIHNIYDKDTARYAGDYLFTYAFYLLNGYSNHLICKEMSNASQSLVMGEFDQLKTKSLIEQSEKVYLAKINEKTSSLFKLSCVLGGILSGSEEDDVDKMRQFGNLLGMAFQINDDLIDININKPADKIGKPVGNDIRQGNITLPIIYALRDKKINSEIRNLLGKKDFSEDDADRVLKLINGSEVVEMVRQKVFHYLAEAKRTASLVNGSSRRNGLMEVCDYLMGAIERN
- a CDS encoding patatin-like phospholipase family protein is translated as MIYNTIMGFWKKTKKIGLALSGGGARGFAHIGVLEVLEHEGINISAISGTSMGSVVGSLYALGIPIKEILEFIDSNDWKRFLISANFTIPNLPAINSRKVNRVLSRLLGEKTFEECRIPFCAVAADIVTKEKVFLKEGRLVEAVKASIAIPGVFEPLVRNEQVLIDGGVVEPVPIDAVRTMDVNFVIAVALENLERKIVPTAKTSILHTLDVSLALMEREIYDKYFPGANIIIQPHTGDFGVFDFGRAKEIINVGRIAALEKIEEIKKKIS
- a CDS encoding transglycosylase SLT domain-containing protein, coding for MFSLKKIFIKTSVILFLLVFISTAMIFPGCIAIKKSSLNSETSATDQHQQDVDNADDLETEIIPTTAMTAEETTTTSTIAFNSNKPANSGNINDIETQRYYFILGVEAFEEKEYTKAQYYLDKIKSIYLVLEDHIRYYLAKSMLLQEKYDLSALNYQFVIDNYKDSIFREKSYIELADSYYMNENFAVAEKKYEAYIKEYPQSPLTPYGLFQQGVCMEKNKKLNEAYSVFKKIYLDYPETEYAVYSFDNLNRLANIEGLPQFKPAAGELYSRGEKLFKIYYYDLALESFSKILQDSGLKNSNPDIYSKTLFRTGMSFYNMNNYKNAREYLQRNYDSYPGGDLADDTLYYLGRCLTNLDDNEGAIRTYKKLIELFPSSNFADDGLYRIGRISYITNDLQNAAFYYQRIIDEYPSGDRISDAYWELGWIKYRLQDYEGALFTFDGMSKHFKGTSLEEKSLFWKTKSLEKLGRKEEAAEGYKSLFSINPFSYYGFKSANALKDIGIDITFPVINKELNPDNPEIAGTIPEIYEYLEPQVIVSEEDATHINKAKELLFIEFYDSAASEIEASKEETDADPAKILEISTLYLKSRDYENSILLIQKNYKKLSSALTGSRKDYYYYLFYPFAYKEYVRKYAGTYGIDEKFILAIMREESRFKADAGSHAGAQGLMQIMPATGKNIADQLGISNFNNDMLHDPETSIRMGTYYIAQQLNNFGNNKYYALGAYNGGPGAMQRWINNYGGLDIDEFIENITYDETKNYIKKVMESYYIYELMY